TAGAAATAGCAATTataataaacacaaataattatcCGACACATTCCGTGATATCGAAACTATGAACACCAATTATTTGCAATTCTTGtacgcaacacgacgggtgcttcATGTAAAACAGGACCTGCTAACATTCGCAGAACACTTGAGATCACCcgtacattttatttttgtagtttGTGATGGGTTTGGTGTTGCACAGTTTTTAGTTGTTCTATGTTATGCTGTGTTTACTGGTGTTTGTTGGTCTTTTGGTATTTTTCGCGTCTCTTTTAAAAAGCACATGCATCCATTTTGAACATACAAATCAAatcacaaacaaaaaaacacaaacacatagAATGAAtttaatataactttaaaaataaacataattagAGACGTCATCTAGTAGAAAGTGTCCTGCTATTCAGAACAGACATTATAATTAAACGTTGCTAATATTCAGTATGATTATCATCCTATTATAACTTTTTGTAAACGTtgtatttttagaatatctaccCTCAAAACAAGGACAAATTCAGCTCAAACTGGTCTCAAATAGCACCGTACTTACAACACCGGCCAACCAAGTCATGACAGCAAGAAGTAAAATTGAATGTGCAATGTATTGCAAAATATCGGACAACTGTAAAGTCTTTGTAATTTCAACAGAAACAGGACAGTGCAGTTTGTATAACAGCTACACTGTTATGTGCGAGGGAGTTCAGCAGGTTCAAGGATTCCAAGTTTTTATGATGAAATAAGTTTTGAATATACTAGTGAGATAACTGTGAATAAAAATAAGACTACCATAACAATTTAGTTTTGACTAAGATATGAAATAATTTGTTCAAAAAATAGTAGTCACCCCGAAATTATTTTataccccatttatgggcattttgATTCTGTTCTGTGTGTCCGTCCGTTCGAtcattcgttcgtctgtccgttcgtccttcTGTCCCgctgcaggttaaagtttttggtcgaggtagtttttgatgaagttgaagtccaatcaacttgaatcttaggacacatgttacctatgataatgatctttctaatttcaatgccaattaaattagagattttctcccattttcactgaacatggaaaatgatagtgcgattgggACATCCGTGTATTGGGatcacattcttgttttatctaATAAGAGACCCTTTTTCTTAAGCTTAAAAGATTTGAACACTAGTGTTGTTGTGCCCATTGATTTATACAGTCTATAATAACGCTCAGTGCAATTATTCGTCGGggttacatttttataaaatatcgTCATATTGAATTGTGATTCATTTACATAAAGCATACCACGAAACATCAGTGACAGTTCTTCCTATACTAAGGTTGACACAAACACTTGGATCtaactatatatttttctgttcaattaatcaaaataaatgcttaaaattattgtaaattgTCTTTAACATTTATTCCAGTGGTAATATAACTGATACTTTGTCCCCTCACTTCCTACTCTTTTGTGGTTATTGATTTAAGGTAGTTTAAAAAGGGTCGGAAATCAGTATATAGCAAtcaaaaacattaaattaatcatttcaaaatttgttttggaAAGGTACTTTTCACATTAAAACATTCCcttaggtttgaagtttgtttggatgacacttcaaaaccattaatttcagaaaatgggTGAGGTGAGGGTGTAAAAGGGCATCAAAAATGCCAAAAGAAGGAAAAATTACGAGTTTTGCCATTGTTTCTTAAGATTTAAAAGTGTCTGCCTACGTGACCCGGAGAAAATTATGGCGATTTAGACAGCAAAAACAGTTCTCAtgacattggaataaaaaaattCCAGGGTCACGTTGGCGCAGGCACTTAAAAACTAAAACTTAGTTGTACTGAACACCTTCAAAgtgaataataattacaatatttgaataataacagaAAGTATACCCTCCTCacctcacctagttgcaaaaattaGTGGTTTTGAAGTATATCCAAACAAACGTCAAACATCAGGGAATGTTTTAACATAACAAGTAGCTTTCCAGAACAGAATATGAAAAATTAGAAAATAGCGGGGGCCAAAAACGagccttatcgtaccttgtcctttggtaagttatggttatattgcaaacaagttttttttttatttattctgatattgcaattttttttaacaggatacaaataatcaaatttaCCGTATATTTTTCGAAATTTCAGAATGGTTACACTTATGGATAACAATCGctagtttcatttctgcaaattggAGATAGGAAcgttattattttcaatattaacgAGTGTACCTGTTTTGTACAAACAAATTGTAACTCATCTAGTACTGTGTTTGTTTCAGCGAACATagttagttttgttttaaaatagtcCCCAGTTCTAGTTGGAAGTTTTATTCCTTCTATATTAGGGTTGTTTCTAATTTAAGCTGAAAGTGGGTCTGTTTTGAATATATACCATAGGAGGAGCAATTGGGCATCTTTAACAAATTAACGAGTTAGGCTTACAAATCTAGACGTAAACCCATTCGTATGAATACACGTCTTAGCGTTAATGAAAAGCTTATTTACTCAACTCCTGATTTTTTCCACATACCCCAATTTTCATAAACACAAATCTATCCATTCCCACTCCGCTCTATCAAATGATTTTTGTTGGCCAAAGAATGAGGGGGGCAatagggggtccgttaacatgttaacaaaacctcgattttggcaaaaacagttaacaaaaaatgcaaaaatgctgataacagttgaaaacagttaacagctttaattgatctcagataacagttaacaacaccttgaaaagggccaaaacaggttaacacaaaaaggtattgcCCCCTGAAGAATAATATCGCACCCTCCTCATTTTTTAATTCGCAAAATCTATTACATCTTGAAGTAATATATTGCCTTGGAAAATGTTGAGCCTTTTGACAAACTTTTTGATCCAAATTAATTATTTGCGGTAGtacattttttaaccttttcGCGAGTACTTTGGCAATAACTTTAAAGTCCATGTTCAAGAGCGTTATATGTCACCATTTTGTTATGTCTTCTCTCTCCTACCCAGACTTTCACATAAGCGTTATCATACCTCTGTATTGAGATTCACAGAGCAAATTGTTGTCGAAAATTTCTTTAATACCGCCACAAATTCGTTACCAAATACCAATGTTCATTCACAATTCCGTCTTCCTCGGGGGGTTTATCAAGTTTCAAAATTCTAACGGCtttatttatttcttcaaaattaattacatttcacacagtttctttttttattttcttaagttAGTTTATGATCTTTATTCTGTAAAAGATTTATCTCACCCCTTGGacttaaaattatgtttttgtagAAAGATACTTTGTATTCTTCTAGTTTCTATATCATCTTCATACTTTCCGTCTGAACCTTTAATCTAGTTCATAATTTTTCCGCGCCCCTCTTTTTCGAATTAAAAGAAGTACCCTGTAGATTTTTTGCCTTTCTCGTTACAATTAACCTTAGACCAAATTGTGACTGCCTCGGcttttttttgtcataataatctactttcaaattatttaattcgTTACCATTATTGGTAGGATTGGTTCCCGTAATATTATCCAACCTTGTTTCCCACTCCCTTGTTTGTTTCTGTAACGATTGATTGCTTTGCAACTTCTATAGTTGTCGGGAATACGTgaattaatacttttttttttatttttatcttagttTCCTCCCACCATTCAATATTATTTtcgaacagattttttttttatttccagttTCCTCAAAACTGGTGCCTGATACTGCTATAATATTTATAGTTGGGTCCTGAATTCTAAGGCGACTGCAATTTGATgcactaaatattattgtttgagaagtttgaagttttgcgggttctttttttttcaaacacgCTTTCAGTTGTTTTGTTAAATTCAACAATAAGTTCCTCTGTGTTAATATTCTCGGTAAACGAGTCATCTTTATTGGCGTCTCTGCCTTCTTGAATGTCGTGTTGATAGTCACCATATATACAGCTCTTGATGATCAGCCTGGCAATCTCTTTGTATATGACTTTCTTTACCGCATCGATAGCATGTTTTATCTTGGAATATTCTTTAATCTTTATTTCTTATTGAAAACAACTACTGTTTTGGGCTTTTGAATATCCTcaaaattttatacattatgGAGACATTCGAATTGCTAGAAACGGTAGACAAAATGAAAAGTTAAAATGAAATTATCTTTCAAATGAAGAGTCGTCAAATCACTTTTCTTTTTATCCCAAACAGTGTCTGAATTTAGCTCAGGTAAGATAACATTCACTAGCCAATTCTATTGAACCAGCTACTTACCCGATTCAATAAGTTGTATATTAAATAAAAGATGTATATATGGTGACTATGAACTTATATATTAAGTTGACATACGAATTGCTAGAAACGGTACACAAAatgaaaagttaaaataaaattatctttCAAATGAAGAGTCGTCAAATCACTTTTTTTATCTGTCAGTATGTAAATGTTGGTCTGCTTCTGACGTGCTTCTAAACATTGgtgaaaaaatgaaattatcaaaaataattagATAACACGCGTTTTTGTcttaaatatttagatttaaaaactttttatttccCCCCTTTTACGATAGTAGAAggacattatgttttttggtctgtgcgtccgtttgctcgtctgtgcgtctgtcccgtttcatgtttttggtcaaggcagtttacgatgaagctgaagtccgaacaacttgaaacttagtacacatgttccctatcatATTATTTTTCTAATGCTTATAAAACCGGAAGCAAAGTGACATTGGGAAATTATACCGTAATTCGAAACGAAAAGTGatttatatgaactctcgttttgatttaaatatttatatgaactctcgttttaaattgattatttcccattttagttttaaattgaacatttattGTTTCAAATGTTTCTTTATTCTGAAATATAATGttcctttatttatttcaaatacccGAAgagatttaatttcgtggttcacctatacctacgaaatcaacgaaaattggtatccaacgaataataatgaatccacagtataatacACTGTTAGGGCAGGAATCCCAGGGCTGGAGTTCACCACAACTGGGTCGTCTGAGCTCCGGATATATTCTGCGAGATTGCGCAGTAAATACTAAATAAAGTTCCGGTATCTAATCTGGTTATGGCAATAACTTTCCAGACCTTTACTACATTCCTCcctgttttattaaaatgtcagCCATCAATGCTAACACTAATAACGATATATTAAAATCCGTCACCGAACAGAAAACAAATTCATAActgtcaatcaatcaataatcaggttaaaaacatatatacaaatcCCCTCCTCCTGCATTTATGTTATACAGTTGTCTGGCATTCCGAGTCGTCACCCTAGCTATTTCCTCGGAGTGGACGTCGAACATGGATGCGAGCTTCCAGATAATTTCCTTAAGTAGTCCAGGAGATGCCTCATGATGTCCTTGAGGGTTGAGATAAGGTGATTCGGTCTCCAAAACTAGATCCTCCAACTTCATCTCGCAAATGGTTGCTCTATAACCTGGGTACTTGTTATCCATGAGTAGGAATGGAGAGATGCCAAATTTACCGTTTGGAAACATGGTTTTACATTGCCTATATTCCTCCGTGTCACCGTTAAAACAATGCCAATGGATTGGATGATTTTCCTCTAGGAAATTAGTTAATGAATCTCTGCACATATTCATTATCTTCTTGTCTCCCCTGCAATGAATCACCACAGGAAGATGTTGCTTTTTTGCTATTCTCAGCTGCTCCTCGAACACGTGGATCTGTTTCTTAAGTTCTTTCCTATTTTGTTTATCAAAGGAGTCTAACCCGCATTCCCCAACTGCTGCGATCATTCTGTTCACACAGATTAGCATATCTTAATCTGTAATCCACGAATTCAAGACACTCATCTCCTCCCCTTTCACTATCCGTGGATGTACTCCAGCAGTACTTCTTATTCGTCGATCTTTCCTGATTTCTTCCATTTCTTCTTTTGTTGGCCAACGTCTTGGGAATGCATAATTTGCTACCAGGTGTCTTATTTGGTATACTGACTCCCCATCTTTCCATTTATAGATCGGTTAGCCAGAAAATCTGACTTGTTGTTTCATCTTATCCAAATGGAAATGAGAATCAGTAACCATAATAACCTTTTGAATACTGCATTAATAAAGGGATATTTTCTTTTCATATGTAATGAGGTTTTCTGCATCCTCAGTTCCTTTTAATAATAAAGCCAAAATTTTCCAATGTACCAAAGAATATATTGCAGATGGAGGAAATACTGCATGAATAACCTCAACATCAAATCTGTTTTTCTTATTGTAGAAATTCAGTAATGGTATATCTGTCCAATGGAATGACATTGTTTAAAGACAGCTTCCGTTCGTAAATACTCCACCAGATGATCAAGGGTCTTTTTGTCATAGCGCTGGCAAAGTTCCAAAAGGAGACCATTCATCAATTCTGTCCATACTGACTGGTATTCTTCTTTGAATATATATTATCAGCAATATTGCAGTTGTGGAGTTCAAGgcaatgattttctaacattttgGTCTGACCAAATTGTTTATGGCAAGTCCAACATGCAGTTAGTGGATTAGTGTACCAGGGCAAATGTTGGTGAATTACATGCCTTCTGACATTAGTTAAACGACCTGGACATACCGGACAGAGTCTTGCCCTACTCAGATTCCTACACCTGCCTTTAATCCTTGTATCTTCCTCCAATCTTTCAGGGATTTCACCATCAAATGGACCATAATCAAGCTCATCATTcatacttaaaataaattaacaaacatttaaatatatacataataataatatttacactATTTAAAAATATCTACTGTACATAATCATGTAAGTAGGATGGCATTTGTCTTTTGCGCCTACCTACTTGTCCCCGTTTGGGCCCATTATCTAATGTATCTGTATCACGATTTAAA
The window above is part of the Mytilus edulis chromosome 6, xbMytEdul2.2, whole genome shotgun sequence genome. Proteins encoded here:
- the LOC139526551 gene encoding uncharacterized metal-dependent hydrolase YabD-like; translation: MIAAVGECGLDSFDKQNRKELKKQIHVFEEQLRIAKKQHLPVVIHCRGDKKIMNMCRDSLTNFLEENHPIHWHCFNGDTEEYRQCKTMFPNGKFGISPFLLMDNKYPGYRATICEMKLEDLVLETESPYLNPQGHHEASPGLLKEIIWKLASMFDVHSEEIARVTTRNARQLYNINAGGGDLYICF